The Vitis vinifera cultivar Pinot Noir 40024 chromosome 18, ASM3070453v1 region attgttatagttaaataataaacatatgAAACATAAGGGGAAATAATTGGCATAATAGGGgtacttgaaaaagaaaaaaatctacaCTCTTCATACTTTTACATATAGTATGGATAAGCAAGTCGATCAAGTTCAACAATCAAAATTGACCTATTCATATGAGAGTCAGGCAgtctgaaaattaatttttagtcaTCTACTTTCCCAGCATTTAGTATGGAATTAGGGATGATGGAGGCACAATTGGATGCTGCAGAAATTGTAGCCTACAAATGGAGTTGATTCTGCATTTTCCAATTGGATCAATTACAGGGAGTATATCAGACACATTGTCTGTttctaaagaagaaaaagatgtaaataattcatttttattatcaattataACTCTACTTTTGTCAGATGTAacagttctttttttttttttttctctcatttagGATTGGATTCTCATAGATGAAaagctttttttaaaattcaataaaaaaatccttTGTGTATTTAAGTAATcttattaaaaagatttttatcTCAAAGGTTGAAAGAGAAGCatggaaaaaattaattatttttgtataaaaatgatAGAAGTTACTAATTTCAAAAACTAGGtaccaataaaaatattaatatatatttatattatactATACATAAAAGTATAAAGAGTTTATAGACTTTTTTCTTCCCCAAGTACCCCCATTATATCACTTATTTCCTCTTATATTTCATATCTATATCTTTTAAGTACAacaatcattaataaattcaccttatcttaaaaaaaaaaaaatatcagttaatttatcaataataactgatattttgtttttttttttagtctaagagtttttttttttgctcttcctttttttcccaaAGGCTTCATTTACATTGGGATTCATTTGCAGCATGGTAGGTTCCATTTTTATCcaagtcaaatatttttttacatataacTGCACAAGTTAATGTTCCcaaatgattaattttatgTGAATTCTAGCAGTCCAGAatgaaataattcaaaattttcaacactGACAGGTTAAACGAATTCAAAGAGAAACCCTAGGCCTCTAtttggtttccaacaaaatagggcaataaaagaaaacaacaatttCATTCCTATGTGACTTCTCATCTTTtgattccaaaaaagaaaaaggcccTCGGTGGCTTGAAATTCCATTAAAGTGGCCTTTGGTATTCCCGAATCATGGTAGCTGAAAATGTTTCAATTCAAAATCTTAATTACCTTTTTCATATCTTCTCTGTgtctaaaccttttttttatacaaGAAAATATTCCCAAGCAAAGACCGTTAATCGTCTGAGCTGCGATAAAAGCTGGCAATAGTTCTCTGTTCAAAGAGAAACCCTAGAACAGGATTCCCAATTTATAAAGCATTAGAGTGAAATCGGACCCTCTATTTCGGTACCAAGAAaacgaagaaaaataaaagaaaatttgaaaatttaaaaataaaattaaaaaagaaaatcggATCAATTAAACCAGGGAGTCATATGAGTTTTAGGTAAGGTACAATTTTCTGTATTCTCGAGTCCTAAATGGCGAAAAATTTAGGATTCAAacatttctatcattttctcattattttctcagCATCAAATTGGTGGTATCTAATCTAGAAGCCGATTGATTGAATTTGGAATAGAGTTAGGAACAGTACCAGAGCTATCGACCGAAACAAAGCGCTTGGAGAAGGAATGATCGAATGCTTTTACGTAATCAGAGATCCGTGTTTCTTCTTCCGCAGGCAAATCCTACAACGGATACATCGTGAGTCTGATGATGGTGCTCAGCGTGGGCCAGCCCAATTTTTGAACTATCAAGCTGTAAGTGATCAATCGGGTTGGGTTTCACAAATTTAATacataattcaaattttcaatttatataatttatatttgtaattaattaattaattaaaccaatttttttttatttttgtgaaaaaaatataaataatattgtttaACTAGGTGGCAACGTGAGAACAAGGCGTAAAATAATGGTAACAGGCCACTGCCGCCTTTCCTTGAAACAATAATAAATGTTGACATGGCATATTAGTATTACTTTTACTATTAGATGTTGACTAATAAACTTCAGAATTGAACCAATTATAAAATTACATCATTGAAATTAAAAGCAGTAATGGTGAAGGGAAATCCGATGTGATTTCCAATTATTAATGGCTTCCAATTCAACAGGGAGGAATACAATGTAATAATAAGATGGTTGGTAGAAAATGAAACATCAATCCAAATCCAATAATTAATGTCTTCCAATTCAACAATCACTAATGATAAAAAGAGTACTCCAAAATCCAATTATTAATGGGCATATAATTTAATGTATGGAGGAAGTTAAGAAAAAAGGGGGTCAACACGCCTACACAATTATGGCAATTAGCGTGGGGCTTCTCTTCCCACCACCAAACACCACTTGAAGCTGATTCCAGAGCAGCTCCAGTCAATTAATGCCGGTTCCTCCTTGGGAGGGAGACTACGCAACCTAAAAAAATGAGCATTTATATTGATAAACTGAAAGATTTAGGTTTGGAGCATCACGCTATGGAAACAGAAACTCCTCAAAGCTGGGGCCACCACCAAGAGAACCAAGGTAGATCTCCACTAGCTCATCCTTCAAAGCACCAAAGGTTGACATATTGACCAATCAGGAAATAAAATGAGTAAAAATGTATATTCGGAAGGAATTGTTTCTTGTGAAGTACACGCCTCGCACCTATGGGCCAACCAAGATCAAGGTTTAGCACTCAGACATACAAAGCTTGCTTCGTTACCCTTCAAAAAGCAGAAGTTACAAAAACTATATAGCTCAGATTAGTCATAAGAAATTCAAAGGGACACGTAATGCACCAGCTCCTCTATTAAAACTACAATTCCttcttcaaattaaaaaataaaaataattaaaaaagaaaaaaagataaaacaacAAATCTAATTAAGCAAGCTGGAACATAGCACTAGGAAGGCACTCTTGCATCTGAGCACTGGACCCCATTACAATGCCAAAACATGCATACCACCAAGCTCAGCTAAAAAGTCACAAGTTCTAATAATAGTCTGCATATGCCATTGGCTCAAATCAATGTTGTCTTACCTTGTTATAGGATATGAAGCTTAGAATCCATCATGATCTCAAAAAATTGCTAGCAAGAAACATCTTCACTTGTGCATACCAAATCTTCACCAATTCGGTTGACAAAGTAAAATAGCCAACAGAAACCAGGATAGAGAGAAGAAACTAAAGCCTAAAGGATAATCATGCCTGATTAATCAAAACAGGAGACTGACATGGTACAAAGAATCAGAGAGGAAGGGCTTCAATTACACATCTCTCTCTTTGAATTAGGGTGCACCAATGAGATACCAAAACATATATTGACATCTGTCACTAACCCCAAGTTTACCATAATGGATTAGAATGTGATTAAACGACTCTTTTTCACTGTTAAGCAAATACGATTCACTAAATACACCCATTTTCATAGGAGTCCATGAACACTAAACACTCGTGATAGAAAAGAGCACTCCACCTTCTGACTCCAGAATAAGAATCTAAAGATTAACCAAGGACATCACATACTTGGAACCCCTTTACAGAGCCCCACCTCCACTTAGAGGATCCTTAACAGACAGTCAAAACTGACTAACTCCCAATCATGGTAATGTCTCATAAAACACAGGTTCAAAAGCCCAAGTCATAGAAAAAGCATTTACATTTGTTATCTTGATTAGTAGTTACCAACTAATTGAAGCAATCCAAAAATCAATCCAACCTAGTAAAAGATAAGAACAAGATGTGCCCTTAACCCCCCACCCAACccaaaagaggaaagaaaaaaaaaagtccaagtTGTTTATCAAAAgtttaaacaaacaaataaaataaaattaaattaaaaaataaaaaattccaaattgaCATGATTTGAAATTACACATCATATGTCAACACTACCACAAACAGGTTCAAAAGGGAACTAGTAAAAAtaatagcaatttttttttttttgataagtaagaaaAGTATTgtagtaaaaataataacaatatacTACTGATGTGCTACATTACATGCCATAATGGCCCATTCCTTctatgagagagagagggagagagagagagagattatgAAATACATCTATAAGAACATGCAAGTTGGATTCCAAGAACTGATGATGAGAACAATAACTGCTAGAATTGTATGAATAAGTACACCACATGGATAATTTCACTGCTAACAAAAGAAGGTAATGAAAGAAGCATATaagatttattattttgatttgagtCACCAACTAATTAAAGCAATCCCAATGCAATGCAATCTAACCAGTAAGCAACAAACACAAATCATGCCCCTACCCCCAGCCaagcaaaaaacaaatttccaaggtttttgtcaaagttaaaaaaaaaagaaagaataaataaaaatacgttagataaaaaataaaaaaacttccaAGTCTGCAAGTTCTGAAATTGCAGAAATCATAATATGCCAACACTTTCACAAATAGGATAATCCAATCagtgaatagataaataaataaataaaccactACTCTGCTACATCACATTGCGGCATTGACCCATTCCTTCCATttgatagagagagagagatcatgCAATACATCTATGAGAGAATGCAAGTCAGACTCCAAGTACTGTTGATAGACACAAAAACAGATAAAGAGTACAGATAGAGAATACCATATGGACAATTTGCTTAGTTCAAAAAAAGTAAGAATCAAATGCCGAAACCAATTTACAAGCGCATCAGATTAACAAACCTAAACATCCGTTAGCAGTTTGCACTCTGCCAGAAAATTTAATCTATGACCAAATTAGGGCAATGATCACAAAGACACCAATCATCAAGAACAGCATCTTCAGATAGTAATCTGCTTGTTGCCCTTGAGTTGGTGGATGCTGAGGGAATCCATGAGCATGTCCACCATGAAATGAATTAGAAAATCCATATGGGAAACCAGCAGCTGGCCCATACATGGTAGCATCAGGGAATCCATGCACTTGAAGGTTAAATAGCGATGGGAAAAGCCCACCAAAAGCCGCAGACAATGTGAAGTTCCCAAATCTTGCAGTTGCCATTGGTGCAAATCCCCCTAAGCCTCCCATGAACCCAAACCCATGTTGCATAAAATGATTTGCATCTGGTGGAGGAGCCGTTTCAGGTCGCTGGCCTGTTGGACGATTTGGAATGTTAATACCTGGAATGGACTTCGATCTTGGATCTGTTGATGTCTTTCCCCGACCATAGAGGGGAACCAACTTCTCCTCCTCAACAAGAGCTTTACAAACAGGGCATTCCTGGGAATGTGAATGAATATGAAGCCACTTATAAAGGCAAGGCCAGCAGAAGAGGTGGCCGCAGAGAGTCACAATTGGGTCTTGAGCTAAGTCAAAGCATATATTGCATTCAAAATTACCAGCATCACTGTTGCTACCATTATTGCTAGAGAAAGAAGGGCTTTGGGGTGGCCTGCTTGTTGATTCCCCAAACCCACTCGTCATCTCTGATCGGCAAAAAGTAGAATGCCTATGAAATCATATTAAACCCTTTCAATCAAAAGCAGCAATAACAATAGAAGAGCACAACGTTCTCCGAATGGAAGTCACTCAATTAGTTGATTTTCATTAATAATAATCCAAATTGCAATGAAAAGCACTAGATTGCAGCAACACAATCCAAATTGCAAGATAAAACAAAGTGATTAACAAAAGGCCCCTTTTGTAAGATCTGGAAATCACATTTAGATATGTAACAAACACATGGCCAGAAAAAAACACTACTTAAACCCATCCACATATAGAAACCCTAGGTTTCCAGTAACCTTAAGGAACCAATCCCCAATATCAAACGCCGTGTTGCTGTTGGGGATGTAATTCCAAATCCAAGTTGGGGTCCTTCAATCCCAATTCCAAGTTCTCCAGGCAACCAAACGACGCCTGATACATCAATTAGGTTTAGTACCATTTTCCTTCATCTTTTCCGAACGGTTAACGGGGAATAGACCGACTGGAAAATAGAATCAGAAAACCCTATTGAAACGATATTGATTGAACAACAAAAACCCCAGATCTCGG contains the following coding sequences:
- the LOC100259073 gene encoding uncharacterized protein LOC100259073 isoform X2 translates to MVATVMLECPVCKALVEEEKLVPLYGRGKTSTDPRSKSIPGINIPNRPTGQRPETAPPPDANHFMQHGFGFMGGLGGFAPMATARFGNFTLSAAFGGLFPSLFNLQVHGFPDATMYGPAAGFPYGFSNSFHGGHAHGFPQHPPTQGQQADYYLKMLFLMIGVFVIIALIWS
- the LOC100259073 gene encoding uncharacterized protein LOC100259073 isoform X1, with the protein product MTSGFGESTSRPPQSPSFSSNNGSNSDAGNFECNICFDLAQDPIVTLCGHLFCWPCLYKWLHIHSHSQECPVCKALVEEEKLVPLYGRGKTSTDPRSKSIPGINIPNRPTGQRPETAPPPDANHFMQHGFGFMGGLGGFAPMATARFGNFTLSAAFGGLFPSLFNLQVHGFPDATMYGPAAGFPYGFSNSFHGGHAHGFPQHPPTQGQQADYYLKMLFLMIGVFVIIALIWS